In a single window of the Elaeis guineensis isolate ETL-2024a chromosome 6, EG11, whole genome shotgun sequence genome:
- the LOC140858697 gene encoding uncharacterized protein Os04g0629400-like, whose amino-acid sequence MWCYVGKATKIFFVVVAVLAVLGLILGFGFLRHGSRSRARGGGGGGCDGDSCQPSFPVPIPAIPATATTSPPPLLSPPNIPEPAAPPPEPPHG is encoded by the coding sequence ATGTGGTGCTACGTGGGCAAGGCCACCAAGATCTTCTTTGTGGTGGTCGCTGTCCTCGCCGTGTTGGGTCTCATCCTTGGCTTCGGATTCCTCCGCCACGGGTCCCGCTCCAGGGcccgcggcggcggcggcggcggctgcGATGGCGACAGCTGCCAGCCATCCTTCCCCGTGCCCATCCCCGCCATCCCCGCCACCGCCACCACGTCGCCGCCGCCGCTCCTCAGTCCCCCCAACATCCCCGAACCCGCCGCCCCTCCCCCCGAACCCCCCCATGGGTAG